Part of the Sodalinema gerasimenkoae IPPAS B-353 genome is shown below.
CGCGCACGGGCTTTCAACTCATCGAGACGCGCAAAAACATAGGGGGGTAATGCTTGCACCCGCTCCGCAGGGCTAATCCAATCCAGTACCATTGAGTTCGAGGGAGGAAGACACAGACCTTTTACTCTATCAGGTTTTAGGAGTTATGGCTGACCACTGAAGCGTCAGGGGTGACCCCCAGAGAATAGCCGACGGTGGTGGACACCATGGCCGCCATCACTTGGGCGGGTTCGACGGGGAAGGGCAGATGATGAATGTCGGAGTTGGGACCACAGGCAAATTCGGCGGCCTGCTGAAGTTGGCCCAGGGAAATCTCCCCTAAGCCTAAATCAGCCAGGGTTTGGGGGAGACCAATCTCTCGGTAAAAGGTCAACAATTGCTGACGGGCGGTGGCGGCGAGTTGGTTATGTTGGACAATTTCTTCGAGTCGCAGTTGAACGAGAATGCCATAGGCGACTTTTTCACCGTGAATGGTATGGTGGCAGTCGCTCAGATGGGTGAGGGCGTTATGGACGGCATGGGCGGCGACGGTGCGACATTGGGCGCCGCCTAAGCCACCGATGACTCCGGCCAGGAGAACGCTGGCATCGACAACTTCCCGCCAGACGGGGCTACCGGGTTCAGCGAGGGCGGCGGCGGATTTTTGCAGGAGTAAGTCCCGTAAGACGCGGGCCTGTTGTACGGCGGCGACAATGAGGGTTTGGTCGGAACTGCCGCTACTGACGGAGGCTTCGTACCATTTGGCGAGGGCGTCGCCAATGCCGGCGACGAGGGTGCGTCGGGGGGCGGTGCGAATGAGGGCGTAGTCGAGGACGAGGAGGTTGGGGCAGACGGGGAGGGGGACATCGTAACGAAAGGCCCCGTCGGGGGTGTAGACGTTGGAAAGGGCTGTCCAGGCGGCACAGGTGGCGGCTGAGGTGGGAATGGTGACGACGGGAACTTGGCAGC
Proteins encoded:
- a CDS encoding iron-containing alcohol dehydrogenase family protein — translated: MSDSLTQTASPSITLNVAPAQTLRGENILPEAAQRIAQLGQRPFLVAGDRTLDLAKDQIQPHLTQNQLTPSTHSYGRDCDEADLDRLKSALRQRQADVVIGIGGGKALDTAKLLAYRCQVPVVTIPTSAATCAAWTALSNVYTPDGAFRYDVPLPVCPNLLVLDYALIRTAPRRTLVAGIGDALAKWYEASVSSGSSDQTLIVAAVQQARVLRDLLLQKSAAALAEPGSPVWREVVDASVLLAGVIGGLGGAQCRTVAAHAVHNALTHLSDCHHTIHGEKVAYGILVQLRLEEIVQHNQLAATARQQLLTFYREIGLPQTLADLGLGEISLGQLQQAAEFACGPNSDIHHLPFPVEPAQVMAAMVSTTVGYSLGVTPDASVVSHNS